One Spea bombifrons isolate aSpeBom1 chromosome 1, aSpeBom1.2.pri, whole genome shotgun sequence DNA window includes the following coding sequences:
- the F2RL2 gene encoding proteinase-activated receptor 3: TEPSTNNAQKCSQITNKEPVRVNNSTKEFLRSSISTRLIPAVYIAVVLIGVPSNAIILWMLFHRVRSVCTAIFYTNLAISDLLFCIMLPFKIAYHLNGNNWIFGEAMCRLTTMFFYGNMYCSILLLTSISISRYIAIVHPFIYRSLPKRTCTIFLCLLVWTIVLVYMIPFFTTKQTYHLDLDIVTCHDVYDTSADAFQFYYFISLVVFGFLIPLCIVTFCYFSIMRTLAVHDHKRILYVKITILLLVIFALCFTPSNIILLIHQIRYHYNKKDDMYGCYLMALCLSSLNSCLDPFLYFLMSKITNPSNNYVTMIKQSHETHTKLLPS, from the coding sequence ACTGAGCCCAGTACAAACAATGCACAGAAATGCTCCCAGATTACCAACAAAGAACCAGTGAGGGTAAACAATTCTACTAAAGAGTTCTTGAGAAGCTCCATTAGCACCAGGCTGATCCCAGCTGTCTACATTGCTGTTGTGCTTATTGGTGTCCCGTCCAATGCCATCATTCTGTGGATGCTCTTTCATCGCGTCAGATCAGTGTGCACGGCAATATTCTACACAAACCTGGCCATTTCGGATTTACTCTTCTGCATCATGCTACCTTTCAAGATAGCATATCACCTCAATGGCAATAACTGGATATTTGGAGAGGCGATGTGCCGTCTCACCACGATGTTCTTCTATGGCAATATGTACTGCTCGATACTCCTCCTGACAAGCATAAGCATTAGCCGCTACATTGCCATCGTTCACCCTTTCATATATCGGAGTTTACCAAAACGCACCTGCACCATTTTTCTGTGCCTGCTTGTGTGGACCATTGTTCTTGTGTACATGATCCCGTTTTTCACTACCAAACAAACCTATCACTTGGATTTGGATATTGTCACTTGCCACGATGTATACGACACCTCAGCAGATGCATTCCAGTTCTATTACTTTATCTCTCTGGTGGTCTTTGGATTTCTGATACCACTCTGTATTGTGACATTCTGCTACTTCTCAATCATGAGAACCCTGGCTGTTCATGACCACAAGCGAATACTGTACGTGAAAATAACAATTCTACTCCTGGTTATTTTTGCACTTTGTTTCACACCAAGTAACATCATTCTTCTCATTCATCAAATCAGGTATCATTATAACAAGAAAGATGACATGTATGGTTGCTACTTAATGGCGCTATGCCTGAGCAGTTTAAACAGCTGCCTTGACCCGTTTCTCTACTTTCTAATGTCCAAGATAACAAACCCCTCCAATAACTATGTCACAATGATCAAACAGTCTCATGAAACTCACACCAAGCTGTTGCCTTCCTAG